The genomic DNA GAAAATGGAATTCCATTCAAgatcctgctggtgctggacaatgcccctggccaCCCCCCGCACTTGGATGATTTTCCTCCTAATGTCAAAGTTGTGTACCTGCCgccaaatacaacttcacttctgCAGCCAATGGACCAGGGCGTTATCGCCAATTTCAAGAAATATTACACCCGACGGACGTACAGGATGGCCTTGAAAGCAGTGGATTCTGACCCCGAGATGACCTTACGGAGCTACTGGAAGGCGTATAACATCTTTAACTGCGTAAAAAACATTGATGCATCATGGCGTGAGGTTACCGAGGTCAACCTCAACGCAGTGTGGAGGCCTCTATGCCCTCAGTTCGTCAACGACTTCCGTGGCTTTGATCAGGAGAGCATCAATAAAGAAATTCTCAGCACTCTTGTCGGCCTAAGTGACAAACTCGAGCTTGACCTGCAGGAGGAGGACTTCGAGGAATTGCTTGAGTCCCATGGGGAGGAAATGAGTAACCAAGACCTCATGGAGTTGGAGGCTCAGCAACgtgtcgaggaggaggaggaggaagaaacgcCTGTCCCCATGAAGAAATTCGAGATGAAACTCTTGGCCGAGGGGTTTTCGCTCATAGATAAAGCCATCGCACTCTTCGAGCAGCAAGACCCAAATATTGAACGTTGCACAAAGGTTGCAAATCAATTGAATGATGCCATACAGTGCTACCGCatcatttatgatgaaaaaaagaagaaaactgtgCAATCGTTGTTAGATCGCTTCTTTCGGCCAGTTTCTAGTAAATCCTCCAAGGAAGATACTCATCAACCCTCATCTTCTTCTCCTCGACCCTCAACTTCTTCCTATATTGAAGTTACGGAGGAGGAAGTAACTTTTGAAGCCCATTCCAGCAATGACGATGACCCtctcatgatataaaatcctcctctgccgcctcctcctcctccatcatctcCTTAAGCATCGAGTACATCTTCCAAAAGTAagttaaacttcattttatttatcttattacgtacatgtacatactgtgtgtgtgtgtgtgtctctctctctctctctctctctctctctctctctctctctctctaacatacatagtacagtactgtacgtattctctccattttattaaatgtttttttttcagtacaaaccaatacaggttacttatacaagccttaaacatacttatataaaccttcaatatacagtacagtacttatataggccttaaacataaattataatacaaaatatagcactgaagcaacttacgaacgaattgaacttacgaacgatcgttcggaacgtaactcgttcgtaagttggggagcgtctgtatatatatatatatatatatatatatatatatatatatatatatatatatatatatatatatatatgtatacatatatatatatatatatatatatatatatatatatatatatatatatatatatatatatatatatatatatatataaagtaaattcaCTGAAAAGAAACTTTTAGAGATAAGAACCAATACTttcattaaatagaaaatattttgaataatttcaacCAAAATTAGATTATGTAAAGTTAGGACTTTCATTGCTATGAAAAGGAGGCCAccccccaaaaagaaaataaataaataaataaataaataaacacctcAACAATCAGTGCCAGAGCAGTTCGTCATCTTCAATGGTATGTCAAACCACCTTTTCATAGGGTTGGCCATTTACCCCTTGTGGTACCTAGAGAGCGATGCCATTTCTTTCTAGTATGCCATTTAAAGAATTCTTAATATTAGAGTTTTCCCTACATGATATGGCTATATCAACGAGATCATATCCATCCCTTttgaccgtttttttttctttttatttttttttacacatccAGTTCTTGTAACAGGCTCTTGGCTATTACAGCAGTAACGCCTTCTCCTAGTATTTGCAGGCCAGCAGGTCAATCCGAGCCATGAATATAGTCTTTTTATTGGTGAGGCTGTTGTTTTGTTTAGTTTCCACAGtatggggttgggcttgcccggataACTTTCCGGTTAGCATTTACTCTGATGAAACTGCAACTGAAACCAGATAAATTTAACCTTTAAATTCTACCATTTTCTGTTGTTTATATCAATTTTTACCACCAAAATTTCACAAATGTTACAAAGAACATAaaacatcaatcattttaaacGGGAATTCCACATATAAATCCTGTATATTATCTTCTGAACAAATCATCTTACCTCCTTTCTGCTTCTATTATATCTCCTCTGTAATGTTATGAATTATGTTCTTCTATCTCCTTATCATTTACAAAACACATGATTACATAATAACTATTTATCaactaagataaaaaaataaacttactcCTCATATAAATCACTTACATATAAAATAATTCTGATATTTGTATGAAACTTATTTTTTCTAGagatttaaaagattatttttccaACAATCAGTTAAGTTAGTTGTTTAGTATCTCAAAAActactaacaaaaataataaatatttttatttgttacatCTAAAAGTAActtaaagcttctctctctctctctctctctctctctctctctctctctctctctctctctctctctctctctctctctctctctctcccttgctaaTCTTACTTATAAATTTCCATTCCTAATCCTTTCGTATAATCATATTTTTTCTCGTGTCACTTTCATGTTGAACATTtttatcatattctctctctctctctctctctctctcttctctctctctctctctcctctctctctctctctctctctctctctctctctctctctctctctctctcatacgtaagATTAGGGTTACAACCTTTTTGCATTACTCATTCAATATATTTAGCAAATAAACAATTAATatccaattattttttttgtgctatcatgaaatgtaaacaaaatatttttttttataaaatgaagataTTTCAATTGATTTAGAGAATATTTTCAGTCTCCAAACGTTTAAAGCAATATTTGACTCTCCTATTTTACTGAAACAGACTTTAGGTCTTCtgatatattataaaagttaattactAGATAGTTGATATATAATCTGTTGATATGCAATTCCTTTcaaaaataagtaagaaaattcATAGGAAAAAATCAGTctcatatatgtaaaaaaaaaaaaaatgaaatagcggAATTCTTCCGTTAGATCTTAGAATAGTTATTTCAAAATTGATGAAGTAAATGTTAACTGAGGACATTATTTGGTATTCAAAGGAAACATTCTTATAAATCCCTTCAGTTTTTGTTATTAAACATGCATCCAATAGATGGCTCTCCTGTACTGCGTTATATTGTCTGTTAATTGAACAAAAATTGATTTCGGGTGATGTTACTTAAAGAAAAGCAGAATATATGTTATTTGGTACAAACTTTACTATGATTATTAAGCCAGATGGCATTACAAATACTTCATATTATCAGAAAATAACAGACATAAGCTTGTGAAATGTTTATGACCGTAAAATTgtttaacaaatacaaaaaaaaggaaaaaataaatgaaaacaaaaatatagaaTATGCTTATGAAAAGTGACATAAAAAGTCAATACCAAAAAACATGTTATCCTGAAATAAAAGTTTGTAATACatgtctgattttatatatatatatatatatatatatatatatatatatatatatatatatatatatatatatatatataaatatatatatatatatatatatatatatatatatatatatatatatatatatatatatatatatatatatatatatatatataatagggtatatataagtatatatataaatatatatatatatatatatatatatatatatatatatatatatatatatatatatatatatatatacatatatacatatatatatatatatatatatatatatatatatattatatatatatatatatatatatatatatacacacaaattatgtTAAACTAAATAAATTTacactaattttcatcatttttatatcATTGTTTTTGTATATtcctgatgatctctctctctctctctctctcctctctctctctcttctctcctctctctctctctctctcttagtagttaTAAATTAAATTCTTCACATTGTCTTTTGTCATTAgacatattgaaaataattttcgaGATTAACTTAACTAGAGAAGAAAGTTTATGTATTGAAAAAATTAGAAATGAAGTTAACAGACATATGggaaaagaatttgaaaaaaaaaattgctatggagagagagagagagagagagagagagagagagagagagagagagagagagagagagagagagagagagagtttatttccggtaattcaaataacattttaatttCCCGTAGATTTGATGGAATTTATTCCTAACGACTTCAATATAGTCTCTTACTTTATTCTTAATTTCATATTGCCACCCCGTAACTCTTGTGCTTCCCCACCCCCTCCTAAATGCCCCTCTCCCCTAGGCTTTTTATTCGCCACCCATTATTACTAATCTGGAGATTTTATATCCCTTCGATTTTCGCTTCTTATCTAATAACCCGGctttcttgaagaagaagaagaagaagaagaaaaagaagaagaagaaaaagaagaagaagaagaagaagattccacTTCATCTACTTCCAGCTATTTGAGAAAATCGTCTTCATCCGAAgaggaaaattaagataaaagGAATTGTAACATCCCGAAATAGGATCTGGTATCCGTATCATTATTTTAAGGCGTTTTAGGACTCATGGTCAATTGGAACCATTCCTAAATTTGTGAGATATTAGATCTTCTTCTTCGACGGAGATCCTTCTGACGCCTCagataaaaagtgagacatagttgaagagcatcaataagtaaaataggataaaaacaaaacaaaaaaaaaatgttcttttttttctggaccgtagagaaatgatagaaaaacctagtcagctaactagcattgtcaaacaatcaaacaacccacagccagaattttgtacttgaacgtaaactggtcctaaacacaaaaaaaggtaaacacatCATATAATTCTTGTTTTTGtgcttatcttcttcttcttcttcttcttcttcttcttcttcttcttcttcttcttcttcttcttctttttctattttttttaatgtgttatCTCTATATTAGTCCTTTTCAGTACTTTATTCAGCTATTAATGTTCCATTTCTATATCATCTTCTTGTTtggttttactcttattattacccAGTTACATGGTCCAATTTTCATCATTCCTatttttgatttatttatatttgaaatttccttttttatttcaatttccctTTTTTTCACTTTTATCCTTATGATAAGTTATGTATTAAGGCTGGTCCACACGCTTCGTTTTGCACAACCTTTTGTCTGCACAGTTCAAGACTTTGCAGATAAAACGTTGCGTGTGGACAGGAAAACAGCACAGTTATGACTCCAGTGCAACACGGTACAGTTGCGGCGATGACTGAGCTAGGAAAGCATAGATGTCCATAAACTGTGCAGACAAGTCGGTACGTGTAGACGGTAGCACTGTCTTTCGTTTCATTTTGTCCCTCGATTTTAATTCAACAAGCGACAATGGCAGACCTTACGCAATGTTCTCGAGAGTTCCTCACAGAATTTATTGTATTGTGCGAAAGTTTCCCATGCATTTGGCGTGTCAAATGAAAGGATTATAGTGACCGGGATAAAAAGGGGAAGGTTTATGAAAGCTTAGTGGAACATTACACATTAATTTTTCGCTGTTCACTTGCGTTTAGCCGCTTACATTTTTTAACATTTAATATTATTCAAGATTTGACTATTTAGGAAAAATGTCTATTGAAACATCAagtcttatataataataataataataataataataataataataataataataataataataataataataataataatatacaatagacTCTTGCGAGCCAGACTAGTTATAAGTTCAGTGTAACTTCTgagactaatcttttttttttttttcacaacaaaaCACGTCAAAATTGACAAAAGGAGTACCTCCTCCATGACGATGTTAACAAAACTGAGCGAAAATCGTGCAAGCATCATGGTACCGTGTAAACGCAATAAAACTATAAGGTTTTCATTCCGTCTTAAGACTGCACAGACAAATTGTTGTGCAAAACGGAGCGTGTGGACCTgcgttttatatgttttatttcataGGATTTTTCCTTGTTAATGTACCTTTACTTTTTTACaatcccttttactctttttacatATTTCCAATCTCCATGGAAAtgaatattaatgatttatttctttACCGTTTTTAGTAATTTGATATACAatacttcattttttttattcttaaaccttTGTTCATTCTATGAAATAATAGGTTTAtcaatacaatatttcattcctttATTCTGCGTAATTTTTATTAGTCTCCCATTTCCCTATACTTTACCCTTTTTTTCCTTAACTGCTCTTCCTCCCCACCGctaattctatattttctttcactCATCCGTCTTCTCTAAAATTTACCAATCAGCGTCTCTACCTTCATCCCTCTCTTATCTACTTTCCTTTTCATTTACTCCTTACCAAGAGACGCTTTTGAGAGTCAGCCCCGTTTGTTACCTTCAATAAAATGACAAGTGGATTCAGTAAGCAGGCTACCCCCCACATTCACCTTTGGGAGAATTCCAAGGATTTTGATGATGTAAACTATTTCagcattacactctctctctctcctctct from Palaemon carinicauda isolate YSFRI2023 chromosome 34, ASM3689809v2, whole genome shotgun sequence includes the following:
- the LOC137626749 gene encoding tigger transposable element-derived protein 1-like; this encodes MVGEKRKASSESGSAKKRQAISFETKVAIIKNLDTGEKMVSVARAYNLNRSTVGTIYKQKDRIMEHVKGAVPMQSTIISKRRGKIIEEMEKLLTIWLEDQQQRRIPLSLMLIQEKAKSIFADVKAKAGESAAEETFSASHGWFSRFKKRANLHHVSVSGEAASADKEAAERFPQVLKEIIEESGYSVKQIFNVDETGLFWKKMPEKTYINREEKTMPGYKAAKDRLTLMVGANAEGSYKLKPLLVYRAANPRALENVTKSSLPVIWMSNMKAWVTLAIFEDWFFHHFIPEVKLYCRENGIPFKILLVLDNAPGHPPHLDDFPPNVKVVYLPPNTTSLLQPMDQGVIANFKKYYTRRTYRMALKAVDSDPEMTLRSYWKAYNIFNCVKNIDASWREVTEVNLNAVWRPLCPQFVNDFRGFDQESINKEILSTLVGLSDKLELDLQEEDFEELLESHGEEMSNQDLMELEAQQRVEEEEEEETPVPMKKFEMKLLAEGFSLIDKAIALFEQQDPNIERCTKVANQLNDAIQCYRIIYDEKKKKTVQSLLDRFFRPVSSKSSKEDTHQPSSSSPRPSTSSYIEVTEEEVTFEAHSSNDDDPLMI